In the genome of Pseudarthrobacter sp. IC2-21, one region contains:
- the hisG gene encoding ATP phosphoribosyltransferase, whose translation MLRVAVPNKGSLSEAASAMLSEAGYRQRRDTRELVMMDPDNDIEFFFLRPRDIAVYVGRGTLDVGITGRDLLLDAEVEAEELLPLGFAASTFRFAGPVGDFSKVEELEGKRLATSYDGLLRGYLAERGVNAKVVRLDGAVESSVRLGVADAIADVVETGNTLKAAGMEIFGDPILKSEAVLIRRTGKGGAANGTAREIDVLIRRLQGVLVARQYVLMDYDIRKELVEKAAALTPGLESPTVSPLRDSEWVAVRSMVPKKDTNRIMDELYDLGARAILVSSIHACRI comes from the coding sequence ATGCTGCGAGTAGCCGTCCCCAACAAGGGCTCCCTGTCCGAAGCCGCGTCCGCGATGCTGTCCGAGGCGGGCTACCGCCAGCGCCGGGACACCCGCGAGCTGGTCATGATGGACCCGGACAATGACATTGAGTTCTTCTTCCTCCGCCCCCGCGACATCGCCGTTTACGTCGGCCGGGGAACCCTCGACGTCGGCATCACCGGCCGCGACCTGCTGCTGGACGCTGAGGTGGAGGCCGAGGAACTCCTGCCCCTGGGTTTCGCTGCCTCCACGTTCCGCTTCGCCGGACCGGTGGGGGACTTCAGCAAGGTTGAGGAACTCGAAGGAAAGCGTCTCGCCACCAGCTATGACGGCCTGCTCCGCGGTTACCTTGCCGAGCGCGGCGTCAACGCCAAAGTGGTGCGGCTCGACGGCGCCGTCGAGTCCTCCGTGCGCCTCGGCGTCGCGGACGCCATTGCCGACGTCGTCGAAACCGGCAATACGCTCAAGGCCGCCGGCATGGAGATCTTCGGTGACCCCATCCTCAAGTCCGAAGCCGTCCTGATCCGCCGCACCGGCAAGGGAGGCGCCGCGAACGGCACCGCCAGGGAGATCGACGTTCTCATCCGCCGCCTCCAGGGCGTCCTGGTGGCACGGCAGTACGTCCTCATGGACTACGACATCCGCAAGGAACTCGTGGAGAAGGCTGCGGCCCTGACACCCGGCCTGGAATCACCCACGGTATCGCCGCTGCGCGACTCCGAGTGGGTGGCTGTGCGGTCCATGGTCCCCAAGAAGGACACCAACCGCATCATGGACGAGCTGTACGACCTCGGCGCCCGCGCCATCCTGGTCAGCAGCATCCACGCCTGCCGGATCTAG
- the ribD gene encoding bifunctional diaminohydroxyphosphoribosylaminopyrimidine deaminase/5-amino-6-(5-phosphoribosylamino)uracil reductase RibD, with protein MTGTDTVTAFSAAETAAMEAALEAALRGPRGANPLVGAVVIDADGRQLVTGYHRGAGTPHAEADAISQAESAGLDLTGCTIVITLEPCDHRGRTGPCTQAIIAAGIKDVVYAVDDPHDPAAGGAATLRNADVKVRSGLGAVEAFELNRQWFLAVATRRPFVTLHIAQTLDSRIAAEDGTSQWISSPESLADNHDLRGRIDAILVGTQTVLVDNPRLTARDASGAETGKQPLRAVMGLREIPAGAAVRGDDGQVLHLPTRDPREALSLLYAAGVRHVMVEGGSRILSSFLAARLVDELIVYLAPTLLGSGTPALNGLGITTLADAMQWDWDPSGGGAVQTLGRDLRLHLRPEPIQALEPQPARAAAEPAMGGY; from the coding sequence ATGACCGGGACCGATACGGTCACGGCATTCAGCGCCGCCGAGACCGCCGCCATGGAGGCCGCCCTTGAAGCAGCCCTGCGCGGGCCGCGCGGAGCAAACCCGCTGGTGGGCGCCGTCGTGATTGACGCCGACGGCCGGCAGTTAGTGACCGGATATCACCGCGGCGCCGGGACCCCCCACGCCGAAGCGGACGCGATCAGCCAGGCCGAATCCGCCGGGCTGGACCTGACCGGCTGCACCATTGTCATCACCCTGGAACCCTGCGACCACCGCGGCCGGACCGGACCCTGCACGCAGGCGATCATCGCCGCGGGAATCAAAGACGTGGTGTACGCCGTTGACGACCCCCATGATCCGGCCGCGGGCGGCGCAGCCACCCTGCGGAACGCGGACGTCAAGGTACGGAGCGGGCTTGGCGCCGTGGAGGCGTTCGAGCTGAACCGCCAATGGTTCCTCGCCGTAGCCACCCGGCGCCCGTTCGTCACCCTGCATATCGCCCAGACCCTGGACAGCCGGATAGCGGCCGAGGACGGAACCAGTCAATGGATTTCGTCCCCTGAATCGCTCGCCGACAACCACGACCTGCGCGGGCGGATTGATGCAATTCTCGTAGGTACCCAGACGGTGCTGGTGGACAACCCCCGCCTGACCGCCCGGGACGCGTCCGGTGCGGAGACCGGCAAGCAGCCGCTGCGCGCCGTGATGGGCCTGCGGGAAATCCCGGCCGGTGCCGCAGTCCGAGGGGACGATGGCCAAGTGCTCCACCTGCCCACGCGCGATCCCCGGGAGGCGTTGTCGCTGCTGTACGCGGCAGGCGTCCGGCACGTCATGGTGGAAGGCGGTTCACGCATCCTCAGCTCCTTCCTGGCCGCGCGGCTCGTGGACGAACTCATCGTCTACCTCGCGCCCACCCTGCTGGGCTCCGGAACACCGGCCCTGAACGGCCTGGGAATCACCACGCTCGCGGATGCCATGCAGTGGGACTGGGACCCGTCCGGCGGTGGCGCGGTACAGACCCTGGGGCGCGACCTGAGACTCCACCTCCGCCCCGAACCAATCCAAGCTTTGGAACCACAACCAGCCCGCGCTGCCGCGGAACCAGCCATGGGAGGCTACTGA
- a CDS encoding riboflavin synthase, with product MFTGIIAEQGEVLSVARDGDTSATLRLRAPGTTEGLALGGSIAVNGVCLTATGIDGKDFSVDVMGETLVRSTIGELDAGDSVNLERCVPAGGRLDGHVVQGHVDGVGQLVEREALGNWERLRFAVPVNLARYIAEKGSIAIDGVSLTVTAVSPAAEAEPWFEVGLIPTTLADTGLGAKQTGSRVNLEVDVLAKYTERLLAFSTGAANGGTR from the coding sequence ATGTTTACCGGAATTATTGCCGAACAAGGAGAGGTCCTTTCCGTGGCGCGTGACGGCGATACCAGCGCCACCCTCCGGCTGCGTGCCCCGGGCACCACCGAAGGACTTGCCCTCGGCGGGTCCATTGCCGTGAACGGCGTCTGCCTGACCGCCACCGGGATTGACGGCAAGGACTTCAGCGTTGACGTCATGGGCGAAACGCTGGTGCGCAGCACCATCGGAGAGCTCGACGCCGGCGATTCGGTCAACCTCGAACGCTGCGTCCCGGCCGGTGGCCGGCTGGACGGCCACGTGGTGCAGGGCCACGTGGACGGTGTGGGGCAACTGGTGGAACGCGAAGCCCTGGGCAATTGGGAACGCCTGCGCTTCGCCGTCCCGGTGAACCTGGCCCGGTACATCGCCGAAAAGGGTTCCATCGCCATCGACGGCGTTTCGCTCACCGTCACCGCGGTCAGCCCCGCGGCCGAGGCCGAACCCTGGTTCGAAGTGGGACTGATCCCCACCACGCTCGCCGACACCGGCCTGGGCGCAAAACAAACCGGCAGCCGGGTCAACCTGGAAGTGGATGTGCTGGCAAAGTACACCGAACGGCTGCTGGCATTCAGCACCGGCGCAGCAAACGGAGGAACCCGATGA
- a CDS encoding phosphoribosyl-ATP diphosphatase: MKNFETLFAELSEKAATRPAGSRTVAELESGVHGIGKKVVEEAAEVWMAAEYESDEAAAEEISQLLYHLQVLMLAKGLTLEDVYKHL; the protein is encoded by the coding sequence GTGAAGAATTTCGAGACGCTGTTCGCTGAACTGAGTGAGAAGGCAGCCACCCGCCCGGCAGGCTCCCGCACCGTCGCTGAATTGGAGTCCGGAGTCCACGGCATCGGCAAGAAAGTCGTGGAGGAAGCAGCCGAAGTCTGGATGGCCGCTGAGTACGAATCCGATGAGGCCGCGGCCGAGGAAATCTCCCAGCTGCTGTACCACCTGCAGGTTCTGATGCTCGCCAAAGGCCTGACCCTGGAAGACGTCTACAAGCATCTCTAG
- the ribH gene encoding 6,7-dimethyl-8-ribityllumazine synthase, which produces MSGHGAPDIDLTTLNPAATSQLRLAIVAASWHTQIMDGLLDGALRAAKDAGISEPTVLRVPGAFELPVAAARLAPHFDAVVALGVVIRGGTPHFEYVCQAATAGLTDVSVSTGVPVGFGVLTCDTEQQGLDRAGLPGSSEDKGHEAVTAALATAVLLKQYK; this is translated from the coding sequence ATGAGCGGACATGGCGCACCAGATATTGACCTCACTACCCTGAACCCGGCGGCAACATCGCAGCTGCGGCTGGCCATCGTGGCTGCCAGCTGGCACACCCAGATCATGGACGGCCTCCTGGACGGTGCACTGCGCGCGGCCAAGGACGCAGGCATCAGCGAACCCACTGTCCTGCGGGTTCCGGGAGCCTTCGAGCTGCCGGTCGCTGCCGCGCGGCTGGCACCGCACTTTGACGCGGTGGTGGCGCTCGGCGTCGTCATCCGCGGCGGCACGCCGCACTTCGAATACGTATGCCAGGCGGCGACGGCGGGACTTACCGATGTGAGCGTCTCCACCGGCGTGCCGGTGGGCTTCGGCGTGCTCACCTGCGACACGGAACAGCAGGGACTGGACCGCGCGGGCCTGCCCGGCTCCAGCGAGGACAAGGGCCACGAAGCGGTGACGGCGGCCCTGGCCACCGCCGTTCTTCTCAAGCAGTACAAGTAG
- the rpe gene encoding ribulose-phosphate 3-epimerase — protein MPQCCINPSILSADFVNLEAELQRISNADAVHVDVMDNHFVPNLTLGLPVVQRIQAVSPVPLDAHLMISDADRWAPGFADAGLASVTFHAEASIAPVKLARELRARGSKAGMALRPATAVEPYLDMLEELDMLLIMTVEPGFGGQAFLDLTLPKIRRARAAIDGSGLEVALQVDGGITEETIIRAAEAGANVFVAGSAVYGAEDPAAAIGRLREAGSLKLRSGSGE, from the coding sequence ATGCCGCAATGCTGCATCAACCCGAGCATTCTCTCCGCCGACTTCGTGAACCTCGAAGCCGAACTGCAGCGGATCAGCAACGCCGACGCCGTCCACGTGGACGTCATGGACAACCACTTCGTCCCCAACCTCACCCTCGGGCTGCCCGTGGTCCAGCGGATCCAGGCGGTCAGCCCCGTTCCGCTGGATGCACATCTCATGATCTCCGATGCCGACCGCTGGGCCCCCGGTTTCGCCGACGCAGGGCTGGCGTCCGTGACCTTCCACGCCGAGGCCTCCATCGCGCCGGTAAAACTGGCCAGGGAACTGCGGGCCCGAGGCTCCAAGGCCGGCATGGCGCTGCGTCCGGCCACCGCCGTGGAACCTTACCTGGACATGCTCGAAGAACTGGACATGCTCCTGATTATGACCGTGGAGCCGGGATTCGGTGGGCAGGCGTTCCTGGACCTGACCCTGCCGAAGATCCGCCGCGCCCGCGCCGCCATTGACGGATCCGGCCTTGAGGTTGCCCTTCAAGTGGACGGTGGCATCACCGAGGAAACCATTATCCGGGCGGCCGAGGCAGGGGCCAACGTCTTTGTGGCCGGCTCCGCCGTTTACGGTGCCGAAGATCCTGCCGCGGCCATCGGACGGCTGCGCGAGGCCGGCAGCCTTAAGTTACGCAGCGGGTCCGGGGAATAG
- a CDS encoding cytochrome: MTDPLLAHATEYGRMYARSTSEQFSVPSITTVIGQQPHGLDGWFGYMGASSLAKDPLLADCLGSPAKIRQAVNRASKAAETYRDDAAKRGDRVHNYCEQVALRALGRPHAMKETREALAANGEEAFALRFDEWWELYDVEPIAPEITVWNKSVGYAGTLDLVARINGRICLIDYKTKGTTRDGTVKPLDDKVVMQLVAGMKAEESLVDPVAGEWEAWKYGENPLLLAVAIGETEVRPVRANPEVLKHHWWKFCALRRVWELSADTLAAGTALLPVAPPPSVQHGRTA, from the coding sequence ATGACTGATCCACTCCTTGCCCACGCCACGGAATACGGCCGCATGTACGCACGGTCCACCTCCGAGCAGTTCTCTGTTCCGTCCATCACCACCGTGATCGGCCAGCAGCCGCACGGGCTGGACGGCTGGTTCGGGTATATGGGAGCCAGCAGCCTGGCCAAGGATCCCTTGCTCGCAGACTGCCTGGGCAGTCCGGCCAAGATCCGGCAGGCCGTCAACCGGGCGTCAAAGGCGGCCGAGACGTATCGTGATGACGCCGCAAAACGCGGTGACCGGGTCCATAACTACTGCGAACAGGTGGCGCTCCGCGCCCTGGGCCGGCCGCATGCCATGAAGGAAACCCGCGAGGCTCTTGCAGCCAACGGCGAGGAGGCCTTTGCGTTGCGGTTCGACGAATGGTGGGAGCTCTACGACGTCGAACCCATAGCCCCCGAAATTACCGTGTGGAACAAGTCCGTGGGCTACGCCGGCACGCTGGACCTTGTGGCCCGCATCAACGGCCGGATCTGCCTCATCGACTATAAGACCAAGGGCACCACACGGGACGGCACCGTCAAGCCTCTGGATGACAAGGTTGTGATGCAGCTTGTAGCCGGGATGAAGGCCGAGGAAAGCCTGGTGGATCCGGTTGCCGGCGAATGGGAGGCATGGAAGTACGGCGAAAACCCCCTGCTGCTCGCCGTCGCCATCGGGGAGACCGAGGTCCGCCCGGTCCGGGCGAATCCGGAGGTTCTCAAACATCACTGGTGGAAGTTCTGCGCCCTGCGCCGGGTCTGGGAGCTCTCCGCTGACACACTCGCTGCCGGTACGGCCCTGCTTCCCGTCGCGCCGCCGCCGTCCGTGCAGCACGGACGCACCGCTTAG
- the ribB gene encoding 3,4-dihydroxy-2-butanone-4-phosphate synthase: MNTTVRAQPAAGAAPRPDAAKGLDLVEDAVRAMAAGLPVLVVDNEDRENEGDIIFAAQHATPALMGWTIRYSSGVICVPLTGDRADALELPPMAAVNQDSKGTAYTVSCDAAVGVSTGISATDRALTARVLADPAAGPAAVTRPGHIFPLRAVNGGVRERPGHTEAAVDLCRLAGLEPVGVIAEVVYDDGEMMRLDGLRAFAAEHGCPLISIEDLVVYLEAGAAVPADSHTGPDARAE; the protein is encoded by the coding sequence ATGAATACCACTGTCCGCGCCCAGCCCGCCGCCGGGGCCGCGCCGCGCCCTGACGCAGCCAAGGGGCTTGACCTCGTGGAAGACGCCGTCCGTGCCATGGCCGCCGGACTGCCCGTGCTGGTGGTCGATAACGAGGACCGGGAAAACGAAGGCGACATCATCTTCGCGGCCCAGCATGCCACGCCGGCCCTCATGGGCTGGACCATCCGTTACAGCTCCGGCGTCATCTGCGTCCCCCTGACCGGGGACCGCGCCGACGCCCTGGAGCTGCCTCCCATGGCGGCCGTGAACCAGGACTCGAAGGGGACGGCCTACACCGTGTCCTGCGACGCTGCGGTGGGGGTCAGCACCGGCATTTCCGCCACGGACCGCGCCCTGACCGCCCGCGTGCTGGCAGACCCTGCGGCCGGACCGGCCGCTGTAACCAGGCCGGGGCATATTTTCCCGCTCCGGGCCGTTAACGGGGGAGTGCGTGAACGCCCCGGCCACACCGAAGCGGCCGTGGACCTCTGCCGGCTTGCCGGACTGGAGCCGGTGGGCGTGATCGCAGAAGTTGTGTACGACGACGGTGAGATGATGCGGCTCGACGGGCTGCGGGCATTCGCCGCCGAACACGGGTGCCCCCTGATCTCGATTGAGGATTTGGTGGTTTACCTTGAAGCAGGGGCCGCGGTTCCCGCCGACAGTCACACCGGGCCGGACGCCCGGGCGGAGTAG
- a CDS encoding RsmB/NOP family class I SAM-dependent RNA methyltransferase: MSGSGGNTGARGGDRGGSGRGKGGPRDSSTRNAQGRERNRSSQKSFTENAPAQRTRRADPARLVAFEVLRAVASEDAYANLVLPSRIRHHGLDKRDAGFATELSYGALRGQGTYDSILARCVDRPLDQLDPAILDALRIGVHQLLAMRVPAHAALDQTVGLARAVIGAGPSALINAVLRKVSAHTLEEWLDLLVAGESDETKIASIRYAHPEWIVRAMRQSLVAHGRSAAEINDLLEADNAAPVVNLVALPGLGSLDEALENGATPGELVEGSALSSGGDLGRLATVREGSTRVQDVGSQLVARAMAAVDLGPRTDTPDGAGERWLDLCAGPGGKAALLGALARQQGATLLANEPAPHRAKLVSQALSAVPKDVWRVRTGDGREVGTEQPESFDRVLVDVPCSGLGALRRRPESRWRRTPKDLADLGPLQRALLTSALDAVRPGGVVAYVTCSPHPAETTAVVTDALRKRDDLELLDAGAVLDGVSLPGKLGAGHDSTAQLWPHIHSTDAMFLALIRKKA, encoded by the coding sequence ATGAGCGGGTCCGGCGGTAATACAGGTGCCCGGGGTGGAGATCGCGGCGGAAGCGGCCGCGGCAAGGGTGGACCGCGCGATTCGAGCACGCGCAATGCCCAGGGCCGGGAACGGAACCGAAGCTCCCAGAAGAGTTTCACCGAGAATGCTCCCGCGCAGCGCACGCGCCGGGCGGATCCTGCGCGGCTGGTGGCTTTCGAAGTCCTGCGCGCCGTGGCCTCCGAGGACGCGTACGCGAACTTGGTGCTCCCGTCACGCATCCGGCATCACGGCCTGGACAAGCGCGACGCCGGCTTCGCCACTGAACTGAGCTACGGTGCCCTGCGCGGGCAAGGCACCTATGACTCCATCCTGGCCCGCTGTGTGGACCGTCCACTGGACCAGCTCGACCCCGCCATCCTTGATGCCCTGCGGATCGGCGTCCATCAGCTGCTGGCCATGCGCGTTCCGGCGCACGCCGCGCTGGACCAGACGGTTGGCCTGGCCCGGGCCGTGATCGGCGCCGGCCCCTCCGCGCTGATCAATGCGGTGCTGCGGAAGGTCTCTGCCCACACGCTCGAAGAGTGGCTGGACCTCCTGGTGGCAGGGGAAAGCGACGAAACAAAAATAGCGTCCATCCGCTATGCCCACCCTGAATGGATTGTCCGGGCCATGCGGCAGTCCCTGGTGGCGCACGGACGTTCGGCCGCGGAGATCAATGACCTGCTGGAAGCGGACAACGCTGCCCCGGTGGTCAACCTGGTTGCCCTGCCGGGCCTGGGGAGCCTGGATGAGGCCCTGGAAAACGGGGCCACCCCCGGTGAACTCGTGGAAGGCTCGGCACTCTCCAGCGGCGGGGACCTCGGCCGGCTCGCCACGGTGCGCGAAGGCAGCACCCGGGTCCAGGACGTGGGCTCGCAGCTCGTGGCCCGGGCCATGGCGGCGGTCGACCTCGGCCCGCGCACCGACACGCCCGACGGCGCCGGTGAACGCTGGCTCGATCTGTGCGCCGGCCCCGGTGGCAAAGCCGCCCTCCTCGGCGCCCTCGCCCGGCAGCAGGGTGCCACGCTTCTCGCCAACGAACCGGCCCCGCACCGCGCCAAGCTCGTGAGCCAGGCCCTGTCCGCAGTCCCGAAGGATGTCTGGCGCGTCCGGACCGGGGACGGCCGCGAAGTTGGAACGGAACAGCCCGAATCCTTCGACCGCGTCCTGGTGGACGTGCCCTGCAGCGGCCTCGGTGCCCTCCGGCGCAGGCCCGAGTCCCGCTGGCGCCGCACACCCAAGGACCTGGCGGACCTCGGTCCGCTGCAGCGCGCCCTCCTCACCTCAGCGCTGGACGCCGTGCGCCCCGGCGGAGTGGTGGCCTACGTGACCTGCTCACCGCACCCGGCGGAAACCACCGCCGTCGTCACCGATGCCCTCCGGAAGCGGGACGACCTGGAACTGCTGGACGCCGGCGCCGTGCTGGACGGCGTAAGCCTGCCCGGAAAGCTGGGCGCCGGCCACGACTCCACGGCCCAGCTCTGGCCGCACATCCACAGCACCGACGCCATGTTCCTGGCCCTCATCCGCAAGAAGGCCTGA
- the hisF gene encoding imidazole glycerol phosphate synthase subunit HisF gives MAVAVRVIPCLDVDGGRVVKGINFEGLRDAGDPVELAHRYDNAGADELTFLDVTASSGNRETTFDVVRRTAEEVFIPLTVGGGVRGVAEVDKLLRFGADKASINTAAVARPDVINEISRHFGSQVLVLSVDARRTRPGSEPTPSGFEVTTHGGRTGTGIDAVAWAKEAADRGIGEILLNSIDADGTKDGFDLELIRLVRAAVKVPIIASGGAGEPAHFPPAVAAGADAVLAASIFHWGPDNMMAQVKDAIRAAGFEIR, from the coding sequence ATGGCTGTAGCTGTACGAGTCATTCCGTGCCTCGATGTCGACGGCGGACGTGTGGTGAAGGGCATCAACTTCGAGGGGCTCCGCGACGCCGGTGACCCGGTGGAACTTGCCCACCGCTATGACAACGCCGGCGCTGATGAGCTCACGTTCCTGGACGTCACCGCGTCCTCCGGCAACCGCGAAACCACGTTCGACGTGGTCCGCCGAACCGCCGAGGAAGTCTTCATCCCCCTGACCGTTGGCGGCGGCGTCCGCGGCGTGGCCGAGGTGGACAAGCTCCTCAGGTTCGGGGCGGACAAAGCATCCATCAACACCGCTGCCGTGGCGCGGCCGGATGTCATCAACGAAATCAGCAGGCACTTCGGGTCCCAGGTGCTGGTCCTGTCCGTGGACGCCCGCCGGACCCGTCCGGGATCCGAGCCCACGCCGTCGGGCTTTGAAGTAACCACCCACGGCGGCCGCACGGGCACCGGCATCGACGCCGTCGCATGGGCGAAGGAAGCCGCGGACCGCGGCATCGGCGAGATCCTGCTGAACTCCATCGACGCGGACGGCACCAAGGACGGGTTCGACCTCGAGCTCATCCGCCTGGTGCGTGCCGCCGTCAAAGTGCCGATCATCGCGTCCGGCGGCGCGGGGGAGCCGGCCCACTTCCCGCCGGCAGTGGCCGCAGGCGCCGACGCCGTGCTGGCCGCCTCAATCTTCCACTGGGGCCCGGACAACATGATGGCCCAGGTCAAGGACGCCATCCGCGCAGCCGGTTTCGAAATCCGCTAA
- the ribA gene encoding GTP cyclohydrolase II — protein MTVSELSDDSQHNGHHRGAAANGHAHPVSSGPIVQLPTAFGDFITQAWTDLVTGAEHLAVSSPNPPKDGLAPLVRLHSECLTGDVFGSYRCDCGEQLAYALELINEYGGTLLYLRGQEGRGIGLANKIKAYALQEAGFDTVEANEQLGLPVDARCYKAAAQILAEMGLHEVRLLSNNPDKQNRLAKAGVKVVEMVPTEVPSRDQNIRYLQTKKDRMEHRLTLDTHVAAVPVAAADTFSPDND, from the coding sequence ATGACGGTTTCCGAGCTTTCGGACGACAGCCAGCACAACGGCCACCACCGCGGGGCAGCCGCAAACGGCCATGCCCACCCGGTCAGCTCCGGGCCGATTGTGCAGCTTCCCACCGCCTTTGGCGACTTCATCACGCAGGCCTGGACTGACCTGGTCACCGGCGCGGAGCACCTCGCGGTCAGCTCACCCAATCCTCCCAAGGACGGCCTTGCGCCCCTGGTCAGGCTCCATTCCGAGTGCTTGACCGGCGATGTCTTCGGGTCCTACCGCTGCGACTGCGGCGAACAGCTGGCCTATGCCCTGGAGCTCATCAATGAGTATGGCGGCACGCTGCTGTACCTCCGCGGACAGGAAGGCCGGGGCATTGGCCTGGCCAACAAAATCAAGGCCTATGCCCTGCAGGAAGCCGGCTTCGACACCGTGGAGGCCAACGAGCAGCTCGGGCTGCCCGTCGACGCCCGCTGCTACAAGGCCGCCGCCCAGATTCTCGCGGAGATGGGCCTGCACGAGGTCCGGCTCCTGAGCAACAACCCCGACAAACAGAACAGGCTTGCCAAGGCCGGGGTCAAGGTGGTGGAGATGGTTCCCACCGAGGTGCCGTCCCGCGACCAGAACATCCGCTACCTGCAGACCAAGAAGGACCGCATGGAGCACCGGCTCACGCTGGACACCCACGTTGCAGCAGTGCCCGTCGCCGCTGCCGACACATTCTCCCCTGACAACGACTGA
- the fmt gene encoding methionyl-tRNA formyltransferase: MRVLFAGTPAVAVPSLDALVKAGFDVVAVLTRPDAPLGRKRVLTPSPVAARAAELGIGVIHATRVDDAVTAQIAAGKPDVAAIVAYGGLIPRAALEVPPHGWINLHFSLLPAWRGAAPVQRAVIAGDDVTGAVTFLLEEGLDTGPVFGTLTESVGPNDTSGALLERLSRSGAVLLSQTLSAVEAGKAAPRPQVGEVSLAPKLTIDDGRLDWMQPALAISRRARGVTPEPGAWTTLAGQRVKLEPVQLRPDRSDLEPGTVRLEEKNVLVGTGSHAVQLTGIQPAGKKMMAAADWARGMASRESVVFE; the protein is encoded by the coding sequence ATGAGGGTTCTCTTCGCAGGTACACCGGCCGTCGCCGTTCCCTCCCTGGACGCACTGGTTAAGGCGGGCTTTGACGTCGTTGCCGTCCTGACCCGCCCGGACGCGCCGCTGGGGCGCAAACGCGTGCTGACGCCGTCGCCCGTTGCCGCCCGCGCCGCAGAACTCGGCATCGGCGTCATCCACGCCACCCGCGTTGACGACGCCGTCACGGCGCAGATCGCCGCCGGCAAACCCGATGTCGCCGCCATCGTGGCCTACGGGGGACTGATTCCCCGGGCCGCGCTCGAGGTCCCTCCGCACGGCTGGATCAACCTTCACTTCTCCCTCCTTCCCGCGTGGCGCGGCGCCGCGCCCGTGCAGCGTGCCGTCATTGCCGGTGATGACGTGACCGGAGCTGTCACCTTCCTGCTGGAGGAAGGGCTGGACACCGGACCCGTCTTCGGGACGCTGACCGAGAGCGTTGGCCCAAACGACACCTCCGGAGCGCTGCTGGAGCGGCTGTCCCGCAGCGGCGCTGTGCTGCTGTCCCAGACCTTGTCCGCGGTGGAGGCCGGGAAGGCTGCGCCCCGGCCTCAGGTGGGGGAAGTTTCGCTGGCACCCAAACTGACCATCGACGACGGCCGGCTCGATTGGATGCAGCCAGCCCTGGCCATCAGCAGGCGCGCACGGGGGGTCACTCCCGAGCCCGGGGCCTGGACCACGCTGGCGGGTCAGCGGGTCAAGCTGGAACCCGTTCAGCTCCGGCCCGACAGGTCGGATCTTGAGCCCGGGACGGTCCGCCTTGAGGAAAAAAACGTTCTGGTAGGAACGGGGTCCCACGCGGTGCAGCTGACAGGGATCCAGCCTGCCGGCAAGAAAATGATGGCCGCGGCCGATTGGGCACGGGGTATGGCTTCACGTGAAAGTGTGGTGTTCGAATGA
- the def gene encoding peptide deformylase yields MAILNIRIIGDPVLRTVADPVTEFGPELAKLVADMTETMEDVEGAGLAAPQIGVSKRIFTYRVGGVDGHIINPVLENSDDYQADHVEGCLSIPGLGFPVRRFRATKVTGVDLHGNPVTVEGEGMLARCFQHETDHLDGILYTDRLEGEDRKTALRSIRNANYDAITERTTAKRAKTVGSSFGGGNVGGGSFGGSGFGGTNS; encoded by the coding sequence ATGGCCATTCTGAATATCCGCATCATTGGTGATCCCGTGCTCCGCACAGTGGCCGATCCTGTGACGGAATTCGGGCCCGAGCTGGCCAAGCTCGTTGCAGACATGACCGAGACCATGGAAGACGTGGAAGGGGCCGGCCTCGCCGCGCCCCAGATTGGCGTCAGCAAGCGGATCTTTACCTACCGTGTGGGCGGCGTTGACGGCCACATCATCAACCCGGTGCTGGAAAACAGCGACGACTACCAGGCCGACCACGTAGAAGGCTGCCTCTCCATCCCGGGACTGGGATTCCCCGTCCGCCGGTTCAGGGCCACGAAGGTCACGGGAGTGGACCTGCACGGGAACCCCGTTACCGTCGAGGGCGAGGGCATGCTGGCCCGCTGTTTCCAGCACGAAACCGACCACCTGGACGGCATCCTCTACACCGACCGCCTCGAAGGCGAAGACCGGAAGACTGCGCTGCGCTCCATCCGGAATGCCAACTATGACGCCATCACAGAACGCACGACGGCGAAGCGCGCCAAGACCGTCGGCTCCAGTTTTGGTGGCGGCAACGTTGGGGGCGGCAGCTTCGGCGGGTCCGGTTTCGGTGGCACGAACTCATGA